From the bacterium genome, one window contains:
- a CDS encoding NYN domain-containing protein has protein sequence MSPNVAVVTRRPAMRAAANHIPRRCVFVDVENTSSEEDLFEVLEALHLDHAAQPTEVAAVGNWRAIGQRLARRLAATGAQLVHSAPATGVKDWSDLWIAVAAGCWLGSAQPGDVLEIVSNDRAFDAVGDAASARGVTFRRLLHKRGAAAAVPAPVEDEEEPKRRRRSRGGRRRRGRGAGATPVGHEQARESAPPPTHPAPRAAPPKPAHRATAHSAPPAHPAHPSHAPLHDAEAHGATRDQILSVIGRLSGSDPHRWINLDVLEKALKAEGFARPPGSPRLVTRLRMLKDIELDSHGRARLAATATPPEVPAPAAEVAAAPAEAAEAPPKRRRRSRKAPGGGDADEAVTAETASFAAAAYSEPSAE, from the coding sequence TTGAGCCCGAACGTCGCCGTGGTCACCAGACGACCGGCGATGCGCGCGGCGGCGAATCACATCCCGCGCCGCTGCGTCTTCGTCGACGTCGAGAATACCAGCAGCGAAGAGGATCTGTTCGAGGTCTTGGAGGCGCTGCACCTCGATCACGCCGCGCAACCCACCGAGGTCGCCGCCGTCGGCAACTGGCGCGCCATCGGCCAGCGGCTCGCCCGCCGACTCGCCGCCACCGGCGCGCAACTGGTGCACAGCGCGCCGGCGACCGGCGTCAAGGACTGGAGCGACCTGTGGATCGCCGTCGCCGCCGGCTGCTGGCTCGGGAGCGCGCAGCCCGGCGACGTGCTCGAGATCGTCTCCAACGACCGCGCCTTCGACGCCGTCGGCGACGCCGCCTCGGCCCGCGGCGTCACCTTCCGCCGGCTGCTCCACAAACGCGGCGCCGCCGCCGCGGTCCCCGCCCCCGTCGAGGACGAGGAGGAGCCGAAGCGGCGCCGGCGCTCGCGCGGCGGCCGGCGGCGCCGCGGCCGCGGCGCCGGCGCGACGCCGGTGGGCCACGAGCAGGCGCGGGAGAGCGCGCCGCCGCCGACCCATCCCGCGCCGCGGGCAGCGCCGCCGAAGCCCGCGCACCGGGCGACGGCCCATTCGGCTCCTCCCGCCCACCCGGCGCATCCTTCGCACGCGCCGCTGCACGATGCCGAGGCGCACGGCGCGACGCGCGATCAGATCCTCTCGGTGATCGGCCGGCTGAGCGGCAGCGATCCGCACCGCTGGATCAATCTCGACGTCCTCGAGAAAGCGCTGAAGGCCGAGGGCTTCGCGCGGCCGCCGGGATCGCCACGCCTGGTCACCCGCCTGCGCATGCTCAAGGACATCGAGCTCGATTCGCACGGGCGGGCGCGACTGGCAGCCACGGCGACCCCGCCCGAGGTTCCGGCGCCGGCCGCCGAGGTGGCCGCGGCGCCAGCGGAAGCGGCCGAGGCGCCGCCGAAGCGCCGCCGCCGATCACGCAAGGCGCCCGGCGGCGGCGATGCCGACGAGGCGGTGACCGCCGAGACGGCGTCCTTCGCCGCCG
- a CDS encoding TetR/AcrR family transcriptional regulator: MPGPTRPPIEAEATTRERILAAALDVFAERGFDGARVREIAERAEANLGLLTYYFTDKEQLWQAAVDSAFAELAAELGAVLATDGGDDDVAELERIVRHFVRFVARRPAFMQLMNDEGKRDGPRMRWLADTYVRPLWEAIRGRIERAQARGVLPPLAPVHLYYIVLGAAGLIFSQGPECRRIAGIDATDPAFAEAHADAILRLLLPAGAARRSPRR; this comes from the coding sequence ATGCCGGGACCGACGCGCCCGCCCATCGAGGCGGAGGCGACCACTCGCGAGCGCATCCTGGCGGCGGCGCTCGACGTCTTCGCCGAGCGCGGCTTCGACGGCGCGCGGGTGCGCGAGATCGCCGAGCGCGCCGAGGCCAACCTCGGGCTGCTCACCTACTACTTCACCGACAAGGAGCAGCTCTGGCAGGCCGCGGTCGACAGCGCGTTCGCCGAGCTGGCCGCCGAGTTGGGCGCGGTGCTCGCCACGGACGGGGGCGACGACGATGTCGCCGAGCTCGAGCGCATCGTCCGCCACTTCGTCCGCTTCGTCGCCCGCCGGCCGGCGTTCATGCAGTTGATGAACGACGAAGGCAAACGCGACGGCCCGCGCATGCGCTGGTTGGCCGACACCTACGTGCGGCCGCTCTGGGAAGCGATCCGCGGACGCATCGAGCGCGCCCAGGCGCGCGGCGTCCTGCCGCCGCTGGCGCCGGTCCACCTCTACTACATCGTCCTCGGCGCCGCCGGATTGATCTTCAGCCAGGGCCCGGAATGCCGTCGCATCGCCGGCATCGACGCCACCGACCCGGCCTTCGCCGAGGCGCACGCGGACGCCATCCTCCGCCTCCTGTTGCCGGCCGGCGCGGCGCGCCGGTCGCCGCGGCGCTGA
- a CDS encoding VOC family protein, which produces MIKVIDLAHVRLRAPDLDRAEAFLTDFGLVRSARTATALYMRGTDPRHHVHITELGDPAFVGVGLQAASAADLDVIARAPGAGAVEDIDEPGGGRRVRLTDPNGIAIEVVHGIAAVPPLPLPAPRQLNSGAERRRLGAPQRVERGPARVKRLGHFVLLVRDFRESERFYHSHFGFRNSDEIYLGDRDQVLAAFMRLDRGDEYTDHHSFLAVGAGTVELNHVSFEVQDLDDLMTGHEHLAGRGYEHRWGVGRHVLGSQIYDYWRDPWGRVHELWTDGDLFNGRTPTGAVAAELDGPASHWGPPAPGPFGA; this is translated from the coding sequence ATGATCAAGGTGATCGATCTCGCCCATGTCCGCCTGCGCGCTCCGGATCTCGACCGCGCCGAAGCCTTCCTGACGGACTTCGGCCTGGTGCGGTCGGCGCGCACGGCGACGGCGCTGTACATGCGCGGCACCGACCCGCGCCATCACGTGCACATCACCGAGCTCGGCGATCCGGCCTTCGTCGGCGTCGGGTTGCAGGCGGCGAGCGCGGCGGATCTCGACGTCATCGCGCGCGCGCCGGGCGCCGGCGCGGTCGAGGACATCGACGAACCGGGCGGCGGCCGCCGGGTCCGCCTCACCGATCCCAACGGCATCGCCATCGAGGTGGTGCACGGCATCGCCGCCGTGCCGCCGCTGCCGCTGCCGGCGCCGCGCCAGCTCAACAGCGGCGCCGAGCGGCGCCGTCTCGGCGCGCCGCAGCGCGTCGAGCGCGGCCCGGCGCGCGTCAAGCGGCTCGGCCACTTCGTGCTGTTGGTCAGGGACTTCCGCGAGAGCGAGCGCTTCTACCACTCGCACTTCGGCTTCAGGAACTCGGACGAGATCTACCTCGGCGACCGCGACCAGGTGCTCGCCGCGTTCATGCGCCTGGACCGCGGCGACGAGTACACGGACCACCACAGCTTCCTCGCGGTCGGCGCCGGCACGGTGGAGCTGAACCACGTCTCCTTCGAGGTGCAGGACCTCGACGACCTGATGACCGGCCACGAGCACCTCGCGGGGCGAGGCTACGAGCACCGTTGGGGCGTCGGCCGGCACGTGCTCGGGAGCCAGATCTACGACTACTGGCGCGATCCGTGGGGTCGCGTTCACGAGCTCTGGACCGACGGCGACCTGTTCAACGGCCGCACGCCGACCGGCGCCGTGGCGGCGGAGCTCGACGGCCCGGCGTCGCACTGGGGGCCGCCGGCGCCGGGGCCGTTCGGAGCCTGA
- a CDS encoding FAD-dependent monooxygenase, whose protein sequence is MRRIEVPVLIVGGGPVGLAAGILLARLGIDSRIVERRPGPQPAPAAHAVNARTFEICRQAGVDMAALATASRPPSDAGWARWTTTLAGEELGALPYERQGDDVLAVTPTPLRNLSQHRFEPILVDTLRSLPAAALRWQHEWRSAEQDGDGITSLIAADGGAYEVRSRWLLAADGAGSRVRKWLGIEPIGPARLQSFIMIHFEANLRPLVGGRPGVLYWLTDVEGGVAFVAHDIDSTWVYMHAWDPDRERIQDYDEARCAALVRRAMGTDAHPFAIRTISPWTMTAQVAERYRDGRAFLIGDAAHRFPPTGGMGLNTGVQDAHNLAWKLGAVERRWADPSLLDTYEQERRPVAQRNADVSIANALRLFEVYEALGGMGDAAAARRAEVLADPVARAGVAAAIANQAEHFDMLGLQLGFTYATGALIGDGSAAPALENPVRELVPNARPGARLPHAWVGSRSTLDLIPYDRFTLITGSAGDAWAAAAATIEGIPLGHVALGRDANRGWAEQLGIGTDGALLVRPDQHVAWRSPGAAPDPAAILGDVLARITGH, encoded by the coding sequence ATGCGCCGCATCGAGGTGCCGGTCCTCATCGTCGGCGGCGGGCCGGTCGGGCTCGCCGCCGGCATCCTGCTCGCCCGACTGGGCATCGACAGCCGCATCGTCGAGCGCCGCCCCGGCCCGCAGCCGGCGCCGGCGGCGCACGCCGTCAACGCCCGCACCTTCGAGATCTGCCGCCAAGCCGGCGTCGACATGGCCGCCCTCGCCACCGCCAGCCGGCCGCCGTCGGATGCTGGCTGGGCGCGCTGGACCACCACCCTCGCCGGCGAGGAGCTCGGCGCCCTGCCCTACGAGCGGCAGGGCGACGACGTCCTGGCGGTGACGCCGACGCCGCTGCGCAACCTCTCGCAGCATCGCTTCGAGCCGATCCTCGTCGACACCCTGCGCAGCCTGCCCGCGGCGGCGCTGCGTTGGCAGCACGAGTGGCGGTCGGCGGAGCAGGACGGCGACGGCATCACCTCGCTGATCGCCGCCGACGGCGGCGCGTACGAAGTGCGCAGCCGCTGGCTGCTGGCGGCGGACGGCGCCGGCAGCCGGGTGCGCAAGTGGCTCGGCATCGAGCCCATCGGACCGGCGCGCCTGCAGAGCTTCATCATGATCCACTTCGAGGCCAACCTGCGGCCGCTGGTCGGCGGGCGCCCCGGAGTCCTGTACTGGCTGACCGACGTCGAGGGCGGCGTCGCCTTCGTGGCGCACGACATCGACTCGACCTGGGTCTACATGCACGCCTGGGATCCCGACCGCGAGCGCATCCAGGACTATGACGAGGCGCGCTGCGCGGCGCTGGTGCGGCGGGCGATGGGAACCGACGCGCATCCGTTCGCCATCCGCACCATCAGCCCGTGGACGATGACGGCGCAGGTCGCCGAGCGCTACCGCGACGGGCGCGCCTTTCTGATCGGCGACGCGGCGCATCGCTTCCCGCCCACCGGCGGCATGGGCCTGAACACCGGCGTGCAGGACGCCCACAACCTGGCGTGGAAACTGGGCGCCGTCGAGCGCCGCTGGGCCGATCCGTCGCTGCTCGACACCTACGAGCAGGAACGCCGGCCGGTGGCGCAACGCAATGCCGACGTCAGCATCGCCAACGCATTGCGCCTGTTCGAGGTCTATGAAGCGCTCGGCGGCATGGGCGACGCGGCGGCGGCACGGCGGGCGGAGGTGCTGGCGGATCCCGTTGCCCGTGCGGGCGTCGCGGCGGCGATCGCCAACCAGGCGGAGCACTTCGACATGCTCGGCCTGCAACTCGGCTTCACCTACGCGACGGGCGCCCTGATCGGCGACGGCAGCGCCGCGCCGGCGCTCGAGAATCCGGTGCGCGAGCTCGTGCCCAACGCCCGCCCCGGGGCGCGTCTGCCGCACGCGTGGGTCGGCAGCCGCTCGACCCTCGATCTGATCCCCTACGATCGCTTCACCCTGATCACCGGCAGCGCCGGCGACGCCTGGGCGGCCGCGGCGGCGACGATCGAGGGAATACCGCTCGGCCACGTCGCGCTCGGCCGCGATGCCAACCGGGGTTGGGCAGAGCAGCTCGGCATCGGAACCGACGGGGCGCTGTTGGTGCGACCGGATCAGCATGTCGCCTGGCGCTCGCCCGGCGCCGCGCCCGATCCGGCGGCGATCCTGGGTGACGTGCTGGCCCGTATCACCGGCCACTGA
- a CDS encoding SDR family oxidoreductase — translation MDLGLSGRTAIVCASSRGLGRACARALAGEGVDVVINGRDPDRLAATAEEIRAASGVSVTAVAADVATEEGRAALLAACPAPDILVNNNGGPAPGRFEDWDHATWLAALESNLLAPVMMIRGVIAGMRARRFGRIVNITSAMVKAPHPLMGLSTAARSALTAVCKGLSREVAADNVTINNLLPERIDTDRQRFMAELRSAMGGITIEEAYAEMAASIAAGRLGTPEEFGAACAFLCSAQAGYVSGQNLQLDGGTYPGLL, via the coding sequence ATGGATCTCGGACTGAGCGGCCGCACGGCGATCGTCTGCGCATCGAGCCGCGGCCTGGGCAGGGCCTGCGCCCGCGCCCTCGCCGGCGAGGGCGTGGACGTGGTGATCAACGGCCGCGACCCCGATCGACTGGCCGCGACGGCGGAGGAGATTCGTGCCGCCAGCGGGGTGTCCGTGACGGCGGTCGCGGCCGACGTCGCCACCGAGGAGGGGCGCGCGGCGCTCCTCGCCGCCTGTCCCGCGCCCGACATCCTGGTGAACAACAACGGCGGTCCCGCGCCGGGGCGGTTCGAGGACTGGGATCATGCCACGTGGCTGGCGGCGCTGGAGTCGAACCTGCTCGCGCCGGTCATGATGATCCGCGGCGTCATCGCCGGCATGCGGGCGCGTCGCTTCGGGCGCATCGTCAACATCACCTCGGCGATGGTGAAGGCGCCGCACCCGTTGATGGGCCTGTCGACGGCGGCGCGCAGCGCCCTGACCGCGGTGTGCAAGGGGCTGTCGCGCGAAGTCGCCGCCGACAACGTGACCATCAACAACCTGCTGCCGGAGCGCATCGACACCGATCGCCAACGCTTCATGGCCGAGCTGCGCTCGGCCATGGGCGGGATCACGATCGAGGAGGCCTACGCCGAGATGGCCGCCAGCATCGCCGCCGGCCGCCTCGGCACGCCGGAGGAATTCGGCGCCGCCTGCGCCTTTCTGTGCAGCGCCCAGGCCGGCTACGTGTCGGGTCAGAACCTGCAACTCGACGGCGGCACCTACCCGGGATTGCTGTAG
- a CDS encoding aminotransferase class I/II-fold pyridoxal phosphate-dependent enzyme, translated as MSSAQPLPHLMPARHLAHVRYEIRGPLARRAQELERMGYEVIKLNIGNPAAYGFRPPETLRLALLENLPQAEGYCHQKGIFPAREAVVMDTQNKGIPGVTAEDVFMGNGVSELILMTMEALLEPGDEVLLPAPDYPLWTAAVVIAGGKPVYYPCRPEAGFVPDPEDVAALITPRCKALVLINPNNPTGAVYPRAVVEGLVRVAETRRIALFSDEIYDRVLYDGAVHTPVATLCQDTLCATFGGLSKVYRACGFRTGWVFFSGRRDHAADYLNCLEMLASLRLCASVPGQWAVQTALGGVQSIYELTAPTGRLGRQRQAIIDAVARSPFLALTPPRGALYAFVRARTDVLPAFNDADFAMRLLEEKHVLVVPGSSFNVDYTDHFRVTLLPDEETITTVFARMDALLAEMA; from the coding sequence ATGTCCAGCGCCCAACCACTCCCCCACCTGATGCCCGCCCGCCACCTGGCGCACGTCCGCTACGAGATCCGCGGACCGCTGGCGCGGCGCGCCCAGGAGCTGGAGCGGATGGGCTACGAGGTCATCAAGCTCAACATCGGCAATCCCGCCGCGTACGGGTTCCGGCCGCCCGAGACGCTGCGCCTGGCGCTGCTCGAGAACCTGCCGCAGGCCGAGGGCTACTGTCACCAGAAGGGCATCTTCCCCGCCCGCGAGGCGGTGGTGATGGACACCCAGAACAAGGGCATCCCCGGCGTCACCGCCGAGGACGTGTTCATGGGCAACGGCGTCTCCGAGCTGATCCTCATGACCATGGAGGCGCTGCTCGAGCCCGGCGACGAGGTGCTGCTGCCGGCGCCCGACTATCCGCTGTGGACCGCCGCCGTGGTCATCGCCGGCGGCAAGCCGGTCTACTACCCCTGTCGGCCCGAGGCGGGCTTCGTCCCCGATCCCGAGGACGTGGCTGCCCTCATCACCCCGCGCTGCAAGGCGCTGGTACTGATCAACCCCAACAATCCGACCGGCGCCGTCTATCCCCGCGCGGTGGTCGAGGGCCTGGTGCGGGTCGCCGAGACACGGCGCATCGCGTTGTTCTCGGACGAGATCTACGACCGGGTCCTCTACGACGGCGCCGTCCACACGCCGGTGGCGACGCTCTGCCAGGACACGTTGTGCGCCACCTTCGGCGGACTGTCGAAGGTCTACCGCGCCTGCGGCTTCCGCACCGGCTGGGTGTTCTTCAGCGGCCGCCGCGATCACGCGGCGGACTATCTCAACTGCCTCGAGATGCTGGCGTCGCTCCGATTGTGCGCCAGCGTCCCGGGACAGTGGGCGGTGCAGACCGCGCTCGGCGGCGTGCAGAGCATCTACGAGCTCACCGCGCCGACCGGCCGCCTCGGCCGCCAGCGGCAGGCGATCATCGACGCCGTCGCCCGCTCGCCCTTCCTCGCCCTGACGCCGCCGCGCGGCGCGCTCTATGCCTTCGTCCGCGCCCGCACCGACGTGCTGCCGGCGTTCAACGACGCCGACTTCGCCATGCGCCTGCTCGAGGAGAAGCACGTCCTGGTCGTGCCGGGCTCGTCGTTCAACGTCGACTACACCGACCACTTCCGCGTCACCCTCCTGCCCGACGAGGAGACGATCACGACCGTCTTCGCGCGCATGGACGCGCTGCTGGCGGAGATGGCGTAG
- a CDS encoding amidohydrolase family protein — protein sequence MSEPFAEVASIDYPIVDADAHVNEPPDLWQQRVPARLRPRAPKVLHTDEGDVWSFDDGKKLRPLGLTATAGLSYLQFRPSGMRYDTIRPGSFDTAARLADLDADGIHAQILYPSITLAGARTYSEDRELQCACVRAYNEWILELCGPSGGRLIPQAIIPTTGIDDAIAELQWAMAHGHRGALLAAFPNGTYEPTGDDDRFWAVAEEAAFPLGIHIGSFTDTGLQPTVSFGTLAFLAHAGASKAGADSMEAALRVLFSGACQRFPRLRFVIVEGNIGWIPTAMEQVDDMFLRYRWYTGAAEVMSTMPSRTFHTNFWATFMIDTIGLELRHHLNIEHLMWSTDYPHTGSDWPNNRVTIGRLFRGLPRAEVKKFLLDNCRALYHLDHIPDRLPAPSPAGIQARRT from the coding sequence ATGTCCGAGCCGTTCGCCGAGGTCGCCAGCATCGACTACCCGATCGTCGACGCCGACGCGCACGTCAACGAACCGCCCGATCTCTGGCAGCAACGCGTTCCCGCCCGCCTGCGCCCCCGCGCCCCCAAGGTGCTGCACACCGACGAGGGCGATGTCTGGTCGTTCGACGATGGCAAGAAGCTGCGCCCGCTCGGGCTCACCGCCACCGCCGGGCTGAGCTACCTGCAGTTCCGTCCCTCGGGCATGCGCTACGACACCATCCGCCCGGGCAGCTTCGACACCGCCGCCCGCCTCGCCGATCTCGACGCCGACGGCATCCACGCCCAGATCCTCTATCCGAGCATCACCCTCGCCGGCGCCCGCACCTACAGCGAGGATCGCGAGCTGCAGTGCGCCTGCGTGCGCGCCTACAACGAGTGGATCCTCGAGCTCTGCGGCCCGTCCGGCGGCCGTCTGATCCCACAGGCGATCATCCCCACCACCGGCATCGACGATGCCATCGCCGAGCTGCAGTGGGCGATGGCGCACGGGCATCGCGGCGCCCTTCTCGCCGCCTTCCCCAACGGCACCTACGAACCGACTGGCGACGACGATCGCTTCTGGGCCGTCGCCGAGGAGGCGGCGTTCCCGCTCGGCATCCACATCGGCAGTTTCACCGACACCGGCCTGCAACCGACGGTGTCGTTCGGCACCCTCGCCTTCCTCGCCCACGCCGGCGCCTCGAAGGCGGGCGCGGATTCCATGGAAGCAGCGCTCCGCGTCCTCTTCTCCGGCGCCTGCCAGAGGTTCCCCCGCCTGCGCTTCGTCATCGTCGAGGGCAACATCGGCTGGATCCCGACGGCGATGGAGCAAGTCGACGACATGTTCCTCCGCTACCGCTGGTACACCGGCGCCGCCGAGGTCATGAGCACGATGCCGAGCCGCACGTTCCACACCAACTTCTGGGCGACGTTCATGATCGACACCATCGGCCTCGAGCTGCGGCACCACCTCAACATCGAGCACCTGATGTGGTCCACGGACTACCCGCACACCGGCAGCGACTGGCCGAACAATCGCGTCACCATCGGCCGCCTCTTCCGCGGCCTGCCGCGCGCCGAGGTGAAGAAGTTCCTGCTCGACAACTGCCGCGCCCTCTATCACCTCGATCACATTCCGGATCGGCTTCCAGCGCCGAGCCCCGCAGGCATACAGGCGCGCCGGACGTGA
- a CDS encoding OB-fold domain-containing protein — protein sequence MHPDFPLPDVDWPPTRELWAGAARGALRIPRCDRCGRGVWYPEPPCRWCGGATMTWHDVSGRGHLFSWSVVRHAWIPQVADRLPFVTGLVALVEDPAVHIVSYIVDCAPESLRCDQPVHAVFRPLRYPGVERTVMAPLFTPTR from the coding sequence ATGCACCCCGACTTTCCGCTGCCCGACGTCGACTGGCCGCCGACCCGCGAGCTGTGGGCCGGCGCGGCGCGCGGCGCGCTGCGCATCCCGCGCTGCGATCGGTGCGGACGCGGGGTGTGGTATCCCGAGCCGCCGTGCCGCTGGTGCGGCGGCGCGACGATGACCTGGCACGACGTCAGCGGCCGCGGCCACCTCTTCTCCTGGTCGGTGGTGCGTCACGCCTGGATCCCGCAGGTCGCCGACCGCCTGCCCTTCGTCACCGGCCTGGTGGCGCTGGTCGAGGATCCCGCCGTCCACATCGTCAGCTACATCGTCGACTGCGCCCCGGAGTCGCTGCGCTGCGACCAGCCGGTGCACGCCGTGTTCCGACCGTTGCGCTATCCGGGCGTGGAGCGCACGGTGATGGCGCCGCTGTTCACGCCGACCCGATGA
- a CDS encoding thiolase family protein, whose amino-acid sequence MPSATADWGFASALDDVAGAVAIVGIGDADYTRASGRTTTEIAAQATERALADAGLTAADVDGIMYVPFSGDQLTAGDFRAHFGTTHAMWESDRGGGMVWAGSAPYDAALAIRDGRATCVLNTFSVAWATQRAQMVGGPGQVHAEELFKRNLEIPFGWFPQPVYFATIARRHMHEFGTTPEQLGAIAVACRRHAQHTPSAVMRDRPLTLADYLASPLIADPFRKEDCCLISDGGAAYLMTSLERARDLRQPIIAVLGVGVGNSRTGAYWSQQEAFTSTPQVFAAPGAFAMAGVAPGDVDVLACYDPFTIVSLMQIEDMGFCPKGEGGPFVAGERLSFDTGSLPYNTHGGLLSHAYVLGIAHVVEIVRQLRGEAAAQVRGARIGVYGGYTGPQASTLILARQ is encoded by the coding sequence ATGCCGTCCGCCACCGCCGACTGGGGATTCGCCAGCGCACTGGACGACGTCGCCGGCGCCGTCGCCATCGTCGGCATCGGCGACGCCGACTACACCCGCGCCTCGGGTCGCACGACCACCGAGATCGCGGCCCAGGCCACCGAGCGCGCGCTCGCCGACGCCGGCCTGACGGCGGCCGACGTCGACGGCATCATGTACGTGCCGTTCTCCGGCGACCAGCTCACGGCCGGCGACTTCCGCGCCCACTTCGGCACCACGCACGCGATGTGGGAGTCGGACCGCGGCGGCGGCATGGTGTGGGCGGGTTCGGCGCCCTACGACGCCGCGCTGGCCATCCGCGACGGCCGCGCGACCTGCGTGCTCAACACGTTCTCCGTCGCCTGGGCGACGCAGCGGGCGCAGATGGTGGGCGGCCCCGGCCAGGTCCACGCCGAGGAGCTGTTCAAGCGGAACCTCGAGATCCCGTTCGGCTGGTTCCCGCAGCCGGTCTACTTCGCCACCATCGCGCGCCGCCACATGCACGAGTTCGGCACCACGCCGGAGCAGCTCGGCGCCATCGCCGTCGCCTGCCGCCGCCACGCGCAGCACACCCCGAGCGCGGTGATGCGCGACCGGCCGCTCACCCTCGCCGACTACCTCGCCAGCCCGTTGATCGCCGATCCCTTCCGCAAGGAGGACTGCTGCCTGATCTCCGACGGCGGCGCCGCCTATCTCATGACCTCGCTCGAGCGGGCACGCGATCTGCGGCAGCCGATCATCGCCGTGCTCGGCGTCGGCGTCGGCAACTCGCGCACCGGCGCCTACTGGTCGCAGCAGGAGGCGTTCACGTCGACGCCGCAGGTGTTCGCGGCGCCGGGGGCCTTCGCGATGGCGGGCGTCGCGCCGGGCGACGTCGACGTGCTCGCCTGCTACGACCCGTTCACCATCGTTTCCCTGATGCAGATCGAGGACATGGGCTTCTGCCCCAAGGGCGAGGGCGGACCGTTCGTCGCCGGCGAGCGCCTGAGCTTCGACACCGGCTCGCTGCCCTACAACACCCACGGCGGGCTGCTCTCGCACGCCTACGTGCTCGGCATCGCCCACGTGGTCGAGATCGTGCGCCAACTGCGCGGCGAGGCGGCGGCGCAGGTGCGCGGAGCGCGCATCGGCGTCTACGGCGGCTATACCGGCCCCCAGGCCAGCACGCTGATCCTGGCCAGGCAGTGA
- a CDS encoding EamA family transporter, with the protein MDSTLVLAVLLSALLHALWNSFVKVGQDRLVSVAVICATGGVLSAPVALLMPLPGAVGFGLALLSVATHLAYYFCLVNAYRFGDLSRVYPLARGLAPPLVAIGAALVAGERLGAREVGGVALVSIGIASLVAGAQAGAERRGLWFAAATGAMIGIYTVLDGLGGRAAPRALSYIAWLNMLEGALLLAAARVRRGPAVWPAVRAVLPRGVVAGLMATVGYGIVIYALSRGAMAHVSALRETSVVIAALIGTLVLGEPGAARRIAAAAVVAAGVIILNG; encoded by the coding sequence TTGGACTCCACCCTCGTCCTCGCCGTCCTGCTCTCGGCGCTGCTGCACGCGCTGTGGAACTCGTTCGTCAAGGTCGGACAGGACCGGCTGGTCAGCGTCGCGGTCATCTGCGCCACCGGTGGGGTGCTCTCCGCGCCGGTGGCGCTGCTGATGCCGCTGCCCGGCGCGGTGGGATTCGGCCTCGCGCTGCTCTCGGTGGCGACCCATCTCGCGTACTACTTCTGCCTGGTCAACGCGTATCGCTTCGGGGACCTGAGCCGCGTCTATCCGCTGGCGCGCGGGCTGGCGCCGCCGCTGGTCGCGATCGGCGCCGCGCTGGTCGCCGGCGAGCGACTGGGCGCGCGGGAGGTCGGTGGCGTCGCGCTGGTCTCGATCGGCATCGCCAGCCTGGTCGCCGGCGCGCAGGCCGGCGCCGAGCGGCGCGGCCTGTGGTTCGCCGCCGCCACCGGGGCGATGATCGGCATCTACACCGTGCTCGACGGCCTCGGCGGGCGCGCGGCGCCGCGCGCCCTCAGCTACATCGCCTGGCTGAACATGCTGGAGGGGGCGCTGCTGCTCGCCGCGGCGCGGGTCCGCCGCGGACCCGCCGTGTGGCCCGCGGTGCGCGCCGTGCTGCCGCGCGGCGTCGTCGCCGGGCTGATGGCGACGGTGGGCTACGGCATCGTCATCTATGCCCTGAGCCGCGGCGCGATGGCGCACGTCTCGGCGCTGCGCGAGACCAGCGTCGTCATCGCGGCGCTGATCGGCACCCTGGTGCTCGGCGAGCCCGGGGCCGCGCGCCGCATCGCCGCGGCGGCGGTCGTCGCCGCCGGCGTGATCATCCTCAACGGCTGA